CTATCTTGTTCTTCGATTTCTTGAGGAACCAAGAGACCATCCTAACCTATTTATCAGTCACAACTTGGGCAGAGATTTATGACCCCGAGTCATAGATGAGACTTCTCTCACTCTCCTGGGAGGAGCTTTGGGCCAAGGTTGGGGCAAGCTGAGCAGGCCTGCTTTATACCCAACCTGCTATCTAGCCATTTGAccacatggaggcaaaacacacCACGTTGAAGCTCCTGGAAGAGGTTTCCTCCACCAAAGGCCTGCTAGCTAGAGCTGAAAGtgcagcagcaggcaggctccTTTGTGAGGTGGCCTCAGTGACAGAGGCATTATGAAGTAAGAAGTACCCCACCCCAAACTTATTGAGTCAGCTACATTAGCCTATgtttcctccccactcccccaaaACACCATCTACCTGACCTAAGCTTTGCTATGTTGCTACCACTTCTGGGAGCCTGTGCTGTGATAGGTCCATTCCAGGGCCCTGAATGGGAGCCAGTGAGGGGTCTACTATCCCAGGATCAAAGCTGTAAGGATCCCCGCTGCTGTGGCAATCTGCTTGTCTCCTGCCTCTTTCTGATCTGGCAGATCCAACAGTATTGGTACCAGCTGTCCAGGACCAGGAAGAGGAATGTCACCAAGGTAAAGGGGCCTCCTCCTCAGCATCATGATCATTAGCCACTTGCCACGTGGACTGTGTTCTGTGTCTTGTGTATCAGAGGAGAACTAAAGAGTGGGGACTGCTCTGTATAAGCACTGTCTGGGCCTTGAACCCAGGACTCACTCTAGACGCATCTCTTCCTCACTCCACAAACTCAACCCACTTGCAAGTTTTAGGGACCCTACTTGGAAACCGTATCTCATATCTGATGACTTCTGGAAACCTTACTACACCACCTGTAGTTCTGGATCATGGTAACAGTTGTCCACTTTTGCCTGGTataactttctttttcctttttaaaaagtataagatGTACACAcagattatatatgtatagatgagTGAACTTTTACAAACCAAGCACACCCGTGTGTAGCACCCAGATTAAGAAACACCATCAGGGGCTATCAACATAGTTCAGTGAGTAAgactgctgccaagcctgatgacctgactttCATCCTCCTAACCCACATGTGATAGGGGGTTAGAGAAATTCCCACAAATTGTCATGTGACTTCCACATCCATGCCatagtatatacacacaaacttgtggagtgtgactatgtgtgtctgtgtcacacacacacacacacacacacacacacacacacacacacaaattacgtACAGAGAAGGAAGCATAAGGATGGTGCAAGTTTGTAATTccaacattcaggaagcagaggtggggaGATTGTCCCatgtttgaagccatcctggtctacatatctAGTTCCCAGCCAGCGGGGCTAAATaactctgtttcaaaagacataaaaggaaagttaaaaaacaagcaaacagatcGTCAAGTAAGCAGTGTTGCTGAATAACAGACTGTTAGTATAATACGTATAAGGCCTTGGCTTTAAACACTAGTAATGAAAACTGAGCACGAGGCTGCGTGTGGGGTGCGcccctttaattccaacactcagaaggcagaggcaggcagatctctgtgagtttaaggacagcttagtctatataatgaattctgagataaccagggctatatagagaaaccccgttttagaagaaaaagggaaaaagaaacctGGGTATGAtggcttatgcctgtaatcccagcacccatgactCAGAGCTGCTGAGGAGAAGCACtagaatgagactctgtctcaagccTTGTCCCACAGCTccacaccaaccaaccaaccaaccaaacaagcaagcaaacaaaagaaccaCCCCTCAAAAACCCAGACCAAAACCCAAGCACTAGAAGAGTctgggttcaaattccagcaGTGAAAATCCCCCAAAGCCCCAGGATGTGCACTCATGGCTGATTTCACAGATACACGGGACCTACATGAAATCCCGTGGCAACTATTCTACACTGAGCTCAAGTCAAACTGCTGGTGAGCCAGGCAGACTTTAAGAACCGATTAAAGCTCTTTGCTACATAAAACCATGGCATGGCTTCTGGGAGTCCACTCCCTACCAaagctcctgcctcagtttcaaGGCCTGATAGGATGTAGCCTGTGATTCTCTCAGACCTAGTCTTCCACTGTTCTTGTTGCTGGCTCCATTCTGATCATATGAgcactcctcctcctgctcctcctcctcctgttcctcctcctgcttcttcttcctcttcctcctcttcctcctcctttctctctccttccttgttcccttccttcccttccttgttTTCTAAGGGTGGGTGTAGAGCCCAGGGCCTCACAGGCTAGCCAACATGCTTCACACTGAACAACATCGAGTTCTCGCCAGGGCTTCCTTGCTGTTTCTGTGGACATAGTCTTGGTTGTTCTGTCCTCAGGGTCTTCATACTTAATGTCTCCTCTGCCTATAATGCCTAATGTCACCTGGCCTGCCCCTCACTTCATTTAGTTTTCCAGACACATATCACCTCCTCTCAATTTCCTTGACTCTTCTGTCTAGTGGAGTTAACTCTAGCCCTTCATTTGCATTTATTTCCATTCAAATGCTTTTTGGGATACTTacaaggattttattttatttaagatagggtttcatttatagcctaggctagcctctaacttgctatgtagccaaggatgaccttaaacttctgatgcTCCTTTGTCTATTTTCCGAGTGCAGAGATTGCTGGAGTGGATTGTTtccatgctaggcaaacactatgaattaagctacatcctcagcccagtTGATATTCATTTGGTTATTCTCGTCTCTATGCCTACACCATAGCTCCCACCAGGGACTTTGTCTTGTTCACACTGGTACTCAGCACACAGAACAGTTCCTGGCTCAGAGCAACTCCTCAGTATTTCTGGAGTGAATGACTGATGTttgcttgggtgtgtgtgaccCCCTTTCTTAGTACAAGCACCTCCACCCATGCTAAGGGAGAGTGGGACATTATCTGTGAGGAATGTAGGAGATAAACTGTGTGTTGAACTCTGCTTTTCAGCTCTTTCTTACTTCACAGGTGCCTCCACAGAGATGGACAGAGTTGTCTGCCACCCGGGACACTTTCTTTGAGATGATTCCTGAATTCTTTACTCATGGAAAAACCAGGGTCCTGGATGTTCACATCCAACAGTGGATACAAAAGCAGAGATGGGGATACCGGAAGCGTGTCAGACAACAGTGGGATACCCAGTACCTGCTGTCTCCACAGAAGTCATGTCAAGACCTGCCTTGGGATGTCCACACCTCCACTGGGCCCATTTTTTGTACCTCTTCCTTTTCAAGCACGTGTCTTCTCCCTCAGGACAATTCTGGGGAAGCATGGCAGTTACCCTGGAATCCCAGGGATAGCCAGGCCCACCCTCCCCTGGCTCTCTGCCAAAGAATGGAGCAGCTGCTGGCCCCTTCTCATAGATTGGTGCCAGCAGAGCCTGTTAGTGTGAGGTACACCTCCACAGCTTTAGCTTTCTCTCTTCCAGACTTCTCTTTAGCTCAGAGTCCAAACTTCTGCCTCAGAGAGTTTCTGCCTGATCCTCTTAACCAACAATTGGAAGTGCCCACCAAGGAGTGCTTGGAGAGCCTACAAGGTCCCTTAGTACCCTGGGGTAAAGCTGAGACCATGGACAGAGAGTACAGTGAAGCTGCTCTGCAATatctgaagaagagaaagagcagaACAGATGATGCTCAGGAAGTACAAGCGTCTGGAGCCTTCCGCCCAATCGCATCTGGAGTGGGGGAGGATGGAGACGCTAAAGCCCTGGGGTACAGAAACCAGaggcaagaaagaagagaaactgatgGAGAGATCCCAGTGACAGGATGGGTGAGGCAAGACCAGGTGAGGATTGCAGCTAGAGAACAAACGGAGAAACTACAGAGGAAAACCCAGAGGGATCCTGGAGAGAAGAAACCTTCTTCCCAGGCTCATATGGGAGGGAACCAAGAACAGTTCAGATGTAAAACTGACATAGCAACCCAGACACCAGAGTGGGGCAACAAGGAGGATGCTGTGGAgactccagcactggggaagaatgaagaagccagaaggaaggaggagacagaggttgAGGCCCAAAGATTGGAAACTCTGGGCTGGACTGGAAATAAGGTTGCCGAgaattcccaagtgctagaacgAAGGACACAAGACCAGATTGGTACAGAAactgaggtggaggaaggaaggaacaaggaCCAGATCGGAAGTGAGGATGGTGTGAAAATCCAGACATCTGGAAGGGAGAATCTGGGAGAATTCAAACAACAGGACAGCGAAGAGATCCAGGCCCTGGGGCAGGAGAAACAGGGACTTGTTAGAACTGAGGGTGAGGTCCAGACTGCAGTTGGGGAGCCTGGAGGACAGATAGGCAGTGAGAATGACGGGAAGACCCAAGCCTCTAAGGGAGAGAACCAGGATCTGTCAAGACAGGAAGTTGAATTGGGAACGAGGAAGCTCAGGGAGGTAAGAGAAGACGACTGGGTGGTGATCCAGGCGTCATGGTGGGGCAGCCAGAGGCTTGGGCTGATTGCAGCAGACAGAGGACTCATGATACCATGCCTGGGAGACCAGCATCAGGTCAGAGGAGAACGAACGGTAGACATCCCATCACTGGAAAGTGACCGAAGACAAGGTGGAGATGCTGATGCAGCAAGTCAGGTGACACCCGAGGCCGAGGAGCAGGCTCAATGCAGTGAACCTGACTTGACGACTTACACAGTACTGAGCAAGGGTGAGGAAAAGGCTGAAGAGGGAAATGGAACGGACACTCTGGCGGCACAAGGGAAGAGAAATCTGAGAGGGATTAACAGCACGGATGAAGCACAGACCCagaaacttggggaagaaaatcAGGGTCAGTTAGGAAATGAATCCCATAAAATGATTCacgaaacaaaacagaagaatcaGAAACAGATTAGAGGCGATGATTGTATAAATAATAACCAGACATCTGAGGCAGAGAACTGGGCAGAGCTAACAAGTAAGAAAGGTGATACAACCCACTCGTCAGGGTGCGAGGAAGCTGAGGAGGTTGAGGGTGAGGATGGCATAGAAGGGGTGAGAATCCTGAGAGGAGCCCGGGCGGAGGAAGGTACAGAGACCAAGGCAACCATGGAAGAAAGTCAGAGCCAGTTAGGGGACGTAGGTACAAACACCCAGTCATCAGAGTTAAAGAACCAGAAGGAGGTGGGCAGCGAGGATGGAACCGATGCTCAGGCCCcagagaagagaaaccagagagaacTTGGAGACGATGTAAAGACCCAGAGACCCGAGAGCAAGAACCAGGGACAGTTGGCTGAAGCTGGAGGGAGCTGGGAACAGGCTAAAGGAGAGAACACTTCGGAAAATAGGGCACTAGAGAAGAAAAACTGGAGAGCAGCTGGAAGAGAGGATTGTAGAAACATGCAGGAGCCCAGGAGGCAGGATCAGAGGCAGGTGAGTGAAGATGGAAAGACCCATCGGTTAGAGTGGAAGAACCAGGAGAATTTTAGAGATGGGAATGATGCAGAGATTCAAAAACAAGGGGAGAGAAACCCAATAAGTTTTGCAGGAGATAATGGCTCAGAGACCCAAGCCTCCATGGGAGAGGACCAGAGACAGTCTGTGTGTGAAACTGATGAAAAGATTCAGACACAGGGGCAAAGAATTCAGAGCAAGCATAGAGACACTGCTACAGAAATCCAGGATGTCGGGGTCCGGAGAAAAcacagagctgagaattctaaacTGTCTCATCATCCAtccaggagaggaaacaagggccgGGTTAGCAGGAAGGATGCTGTCAGGCCCAGTCCCCTAAATGACTCTTCTGGAAAATTGGGGCCCACAAGCCGGAAGTGCAGCTTGGCTCACCCGGCTTCTCTCACTTCTGGATATGAACCCCCTAGACACAAGCAACCAATGGCTGGAAATGGTGTAGACTCTGCTCCCTGTTCTGAAGAACATCTAAGTAGCCAGGGCACAGGTCCTGCCCAGAAGCACAGATATGAGGTCAGTGAGAGGGCCCAAAGGGCCCAACCTGGATCTCAAAGAAGACTAGAAAAGTACAAAAAGGTGGATCCAGGAAAGGCTTCCAGCCCAACCTGCCTGCACCCCTACCCACAGTCTCAGGcctcctctgtctttccctctctcctgtgtccCCAAGTCTCCCAAGCAGCCCCAGCTCTAGCCGTACCAGTTGCTCTCACCACCCTTCACAAATGGCCAGCCCTCAAGAAGAGCAGACATCTGCTCCTGGAATCCCTCATGAAGAGGAGAATTGCACACCTGAGGTGGGGCCTCCCTCGACGAATCCTGGAGTCTTACCTGCTTTTTCACTTCTTAGAATCTTGCTCTTTGCCGAGGCCTGCAGTGAGGCGGCCTGGATTGCGTACAGACCAGGAACGCCAAAGGCAGCAGGAACCACACTGTGAGTCTCAGGCATTCCTGTTAAAACTCGACTCTCCAGCCAGGTCTCAAAGCCATCcagttcttgaaaaaaaaagctcTAAACTTTGTACCCAAGTCCAGGCTCTAGAGAAGCATAGACCAACCAAGTCGGAGCCAATGGGGAGCTCTAGTCCACCTAAGAAACCCAGGAGAATAAGACCACCAGGGGGAGCAAGAGAACCACAGATCCAGGAAGAAGCCCCTAAGGCCAAGATCCCTGCTCCCAGGAATCCCAGGCCAGCAGTCGAGTCTAGAAGCTGGCATAACCCAGGAGGAGTCCCAGAGTTGTCCATTgagaacagcagaagcagaaaaatggTTAGGCCTGGAGTTCCCCATGTGGAAGAGAAGACTTTCAGCAGAGCAAGAGCCTCATCCTATCCAGAAGGCTCCAACCACCGGAAAAAGGAATGCATCCCAAGGgaagcctctgagctccccactAGCAGGTGTCAACAGTCCACATGGCAAAGAAGTGAAAGCGTGGGACCTGAAGAGGTCAGAAAAAGAGCCTGTTCTGCACATACCTCCAGCTTCAAAGGGAGTAACCACTCTGCTGCAGCCAGGCTGAGCGTGGCCATCTGGAACAAGATGCCATGGTCGGCACAGCTGGCTAAGCCCCAGCCGCCCACTCCCTTTCTCACCCTGAGGAATCCTACCACACTTAACAAAGTGGGGGCTCCGTGTACAGAGGAGAACAGCAGCAGACCCCCCACTGCTTTGGAGATGGAACTCGAGCCACTAGGCCATTCTTGTACAGGAGTAACTGTTCCTAAATTAGAGAGCTATCAGGAACACGAGACACCTGGGAACTCAAAGGGGGCATCATACAATCCAACAGTCTCACAAAAGTTTGGTTTTGTGAGGCACTTGAGATATTTTCTCAGACAGTATGGCCTTAAAAAGTAGGCCACAGGCCCAGAGTCCTTGGGACATGTCAGAGAAGGCATGCAAGTGACCTGCTTAGTCTCAGAGCCTCTAATAAAATTGGTTATTTGGACCCTGCAGTACGGCAGATTCCTTTGGTATGCTGACTGTTCTCTTTTGGGATTTGGGGTACTCTGTGAAGAGCATAGACACTGCTACACTGTAGTTTTTAAGGTTAGCAGAATGTAGGGCAATCCAGTCTCATCTACTACCAACCCCCACCTTCTCAGCCCCTTTCCCTCAGGCTCCCAACTCCTCATGTTAGAttacatggctttttttttttttttaaccatgccTTTGTCTTGCCCCATTCCCAAACTAATCCTGATTGAACCAGGATATTCAGCCCCAGTTGTTTGGAGGGTAACACAATATTATGCAGACCCATTATTACAAAGAAGGGAGGTTTATAAAGGCTGAGAAACCACTGAGCAAGAGAAGACATAAAGATTTTAAGACCAGAAATTGAAGGAGGACCAGAGAGAAAAGTGTTTTCTGGACCCAACAGCAGGATACTGTACTCAttttttttggggaggggggtttcgagacagggtttctctgtttagcccttgctgtcctggaactcactctgtagaccaggctggccttgaactcagaaatccacctgcctctacctcccaagtgctgggattaaaggccggCTGATACTGTACTCATAGACTCAcggcagctgtggttgcctgtaCAAGACCTG
The window above is part of the Arvicanthis niloticus isolate mArvNil1 chromosome 13, mArvNil1.pat.X, whole genome shotgun sequence genome. Proteins encoded here:
- the LOC117719195 gene encoding uncharacterized protein LOC117719195 isoform X1, whose amino-acid sequence is MLLPLLGACAVIGPFQGPEWEPVRGLLSQDQSCKDPRCCGNLLVSCLFLIWQIQQYWYQLSRTRKRNVTKVPPQRWTELSATRDTFFEMIPEFFTHGKTRVLDVHIQQWIQKQRWGYRKRVRQQWDTQYLLSPQKSCQDLPWDVHTSTGPIFCTSSFSSTCLLPQDNSGEAWQLPWNPRDSQAHPPLALCQRMEQLLAPSHRLVPAEPVSVRYTSTALAFSLPDFSLAQSPNFCLREFLPDPLNQQLEVPTKECLESLQGPLVPWGKAETMDREYSEAALQYLKKRKSRTDDAQEVQASGAFRPIASGVGEDGDAKALGYRNQRQERRETDGEIPVTGWVRQDQVRIAAREQTEKLQRKTQRDPGEKKPSSQAHMGGNQEQFRCKTDIATQTPEWGNKEDAVETPALGKNEEARRKEETEVEAQRLETLGWTGNKVAENSQVLERRTQDQIGTETEVEEGRNKDQIGSEDGVKIQTSGRENLGEFKQQDSEEIQALGQEKQGLVRTEGEVQTAVGEPGGQIGSENDGKTQASKGENQDLSRQEVELGTRKLREVREDDWVVIQASWWGSQRLGLIAADRGLMIPCLGDQHQVRGERTVDIPSLESDRRQGGDADAASQVTPEAEEQAQCSEPDLTTYTVLSKGEEKAEEGNGTDTLAAQGKRNLRGINSTDEAQTQKLGEENQGQLGNESHKMIHETKQKNQKQIRGDDCINNNQTSEAENWAELTSKKGDTTHSSGCEEAEEVEGEDGIEGVRILRGARAEEGTETKATMEESQSQLGDVGTNTQSSELKNQKEVGSEDGTDAQAPEKRNQRELGDDVKTQRPESKNQGQLAEAGGSWEQAKGENTSENRALEKKNWRAAGREDCRNMQEPRRQDQRQVSEDGKTHRLEWKNQENFRDGNDAEIQKQGERNPISFAGDNGSETQASMGEDQRQSVCETDEKIQTQGQRIQSKHRDTATEIQDVGVRRKHRAENSKLSHHPSRRGNKGRVSRKDAVRPSPLNDSSGKLGPTSRKCSLAHPASLTSGYEPPRHKQPMAGNGVDSAPCSEEHLSSQGTGPAQKHRYEVSERAQRAQPGSQRRLEKYKKVDPGKASSPTCLHPYPQSQASSVFPSLLCPQVSQAAPALAVPVALTTLHKWPALKKSRHLLLESLMKRRIAHLRWGLPRRILESYLLFHFLESCSLPRPAVRRPGLRTDQERQRQQEPHCESQAFLLKLDSPARSQSHPVLEKKSSKLCTQVQALEKHRPTKSEPMGSSSPPKKPRRIRPPGGAREPQIQEEAPKAKIPAPRNPRPAVESRSWHNPGGVPELSIENSRSRKMVRPGVPHVEEKTFSRARASSYPEGSNHRKKECIPREASELPTSRCQQSTWQRSESVGPEEVRKRACSAHTSSFKGSNHSAAARLSVAIWNKMPWSAQLAKPQPPTPFLTLRNPTTLNKVGAPCTEENSSRPPTALEMELEPLGHSCTGVTVPKLESYQEHETPGNSKGASYNPTVSQKFGFVRHLRYFLRQYGLKK
- the LOC117719195 gene encoding uncharacterized protein LOC117719195 isoform X2, with translation MIPEFFTHGKTRVLDVHIQQWIQKQRWGYRKRVRQQWDTQYLLSPQKSCQDLPWDVHTSTGPIFCTSSFSSTCLLPQDNSGEAWQLPWNPRDSQAHPPLALCQRMEQLLAPSHRLVPAEPVSVRYTSTALAFSLPDFSLAQSPNFCLREFLPDPLNQQLEVPTKECLESLQGPLVPWGKAETMDREYSEAALQYLKKRKSRTDDAQEVQASGAFRPIASGVGEDGDAKALGYRNQRQERRETDGEIPVTGWVRQDQVRIAAREQTEKLQRKTQRDPGEKKPSSQAHMGGNQEQFRCKTDIATQTPEWGNKEDAVETPALGKNEEARRKEETEVEAQRLETLGWTGNKVAENSQVLERRTQDQIGTETEVEEGRNKDQIGSEDGVKIQTSGRENLGEFKQQDSEEIQALGQEKQGLVRTEGEVQTAVGEPGGQIGSENDGKTQASKGENQDLSRQEVELGTRKLREVREDDWVVIQASWWGSQRLGLIAADRGLMIPCLGDQHQVRGERTVDIPSLESDRRQGGDADAASQVTPEAEEQAQCSEPDLTTYTVLSKGEEKAEEGNGTDTLAAQGKRNLRGINSTDEAQTQKLGEENQGQLGNESHKMIHETKQKNQKQIRGDDCINNNQTSEAENWAELTSKKGDTTHSSGCEEAEEVEGEDGIEGVRILRGARAEEGTETKATMEESQSQLGDVGTNTQSSELKNQKEVGSEDGTDAQAPEKRNQRELGDDVKTQRPESKNQGQLAEAGGSWEQAKGENTSENRALEKKNWRAAGREDCRNMQEPRRQDQRQVSEDGKTHRLEWKNQENFRDGNDAEIQKQGERNPISFAGDNGSETQASMGEDQRQSVCETDEKIQTQGQRIQSKHRDTATEIQDVGVRRKHRAENSKLSHHPSRRGNKGRVSRKDAVRPSPLNDSSGKLGPTSRKCSLAHPASLTSGYEPPRHKQPMAGNGVDSAPCSEEHLSSQGTGPAQKHRYEVSERAQRAQPGSQRRLEKYKKVDPGKASSPTCLHPYPQSQASSVFPSLLCPQVSQAAPALAVPVALTTLHKWPALKKSRHLLLESLMKRRIAHLRWGLPRRILESYLLFHFLESCSLPRPAVRRPGLRTDQERQRQQEPHCESQAFLLKLDSPARSQSHPVLEKKSSKLCTQVQALEKHRPTKSEPMGSSSPPKKPRRIRPPGGAREPQIQEEAPKAKIPAPRNPRPAVESRSWHNPGGVPELSIENSRSRKMVRPGVPHVEEKTFSRARASSYPEGSNHRKKECIPREASELPTSRCQQSTWQRSESVGPEEVRKRACSAHTSSFKGSNHSAAARLSVAIWNKMPWSAQLAKPQPPTPFLTLRNPTTLNKVGAPCTEENSSRPPTALEMELEPLGHSCTGVTVPKLESYQEHETPGNSKGASYNPTVSQKFGFVRHLRYFLRQYGLKK